A section of the Humulus lupulus chromosome 2, drHumLupu1.1, whole genome shotgun sequence genome encodes:
- the LOC133815654 gene encoding S-protein homolog 6-like, translating to MKLFEKRGFSLISLILIIMFSSSLIEAARVNLPSTNDGNNKNSIDDEKLVGVFVFNTTVQIFNNLDNQNQLTVHCKSADVDLGAHVVANNQDYEFEFRINFAGTTLYFCGLTWVGGTGSYDIFKASRDSSRCASKCVWRARNDGIYGYLESKNQTVADIIYKWS from the coding sequence aTGAAGTTGTTTGAGAAAAGAGGTTTCTCGTTGATTTCCTTAATACTGATTATTATGTTTTCATCATCTTTGATAGAAGCAGCGAGAGTGAATCTCCCCTCTACAAATGATGGCAATAATAAGAATTCTATAGATGATGAAAAACTGGTAGGCGTATTCGTATTCAACACGACAGTTCAAATCTTCAACAACTTGGACAACCAGAACCAACTTACGGTTCATTGCAAGTCTGCCGATGTTGATTTAGGTGCTCATGTTGTGGCCAACAATCAAGACTACGAGTTTGAATTTCGAATCAATTTTGCAGGAACTACTTTGTATTTTTGTGGCCTTACTTGGGTTGGCGGAACAGGATCGTATGACATATTTAAAGCAAGCAGAGATTCCTCCAGATGCGCCTCAAAATGTGTTTGGAGGGCTCGTAATGATGGAATTTATGGCTACTTGGAGAGTAAAAACCAAACAGTTGCTGATATTATTTACAAATGGTCATAA